One Pelodiscus sinensis isolate JC-2024 chromosome 24, ASM4963464v1, whole genome shotgun sequence DNA segment encodes these proteins:
- the SLC12A9 gene encoding solute carrier family 12 member 9 isoform X2: MSTESSPLLSYRLFSVVDEGEMPSSRAQEEAPLVGGGIGPLGPPQPDPARRLSTFFGVVVPTVLSMFSIVVFMRVDGTDPPGAHALPQGYFYSFLYGSLVLLLCLLVCLVGARIYARAAFLIFLVVNLVLLAIFLSFFVVGPRPVPVARDVNHTFNTSFTGFRLDTLRANLHAMYSRDYTTNNVMTFATVFAVMFNGCTGIMAGSNMSGELRNPSSSIPKGTIIAVVYTFVIYFLLFFMTSFTCERTLLKEDYGFFRSINLWPPLVLVGVYAASLSASMSSLIGASRILHALAKDDLFGIILAPAKIVSKGGNPWVAVLYTWALVQVVLFAGKLNTIAGIVTVFYLVAYAAVDLACLLLEWASAPNFRPTFQLFSWHSCLLGIASCLLMMFLISPAGASGSLVLMLALLGFIHLRAPASSWGYISQALIFHQVRKYLLLLDVRKEHVKFWRPQMLLMVANPRSGAQLIRFVNDLKKGGLFVLGHVEIGELDTMPSDPIQAHYNFWLSLVDKLNVKAFVDLTLSPSVRQGTQHLLRITGLGGMKPNTLVLGFYDTCVPEDYFLHDPAFSQARENDHFGVDLPALQAHFPTVRGASTLKALLASEYVSIISDAVKMHKNVCLARYFPLLDKERLFSKAGRAEGRFVDVWPLNLLRPDTPAYVDVCSLFLLQLACILTMVSSWRAARLRLFLCVESGDRGWVGKEEKLKELLSKLRIKASIQTVTWDHVVALHGQRQAGGEPFLNAAAQRVTDEYLAAVNALVLKQGGQVAVRFLYLPRPPADTSLYERYLEQLEILTRDLGPTLLVHGLTPVTCTEL; this comes from the exons ATGTCCACTGAGAGCTCCCCTCTGTTGAGCTACCGGCTCTTCAGCGTGGTGGACGAGGGGGAGATGCCAAGCAGCCGGGCCCAAGAGGAGGCACCCCTCGTGGGTGGGGGCATAGGCCCCCTGGGCCCCCCACAGCCTGACCCGGCCCGACGGCTCTCCACTTTCTTTGGCGTCGTGGTGCCCACAGTGTTGTCCATGTTCAGCATCGTTGTCTTCATGCGTGTGG ATGGGACAGATCCCCCCGGCGCCcatgccctgccccagggctaTTTCTACAGCTTCCTGTATGGCTCACTCGTGCTACTGCTCTGTTTGCTGGTCTGCCTGGTGGGTGCCCGCATCTATGCCCGTGCTGCCTTCCTCATCTTCCTGGTGGTGAACCTGGTGCTGCTGGCCATCTTCCTCAGCTTCTTCGTGGTGGGGCCCCGCCCGGTGCCCGTGGCCCGTGATGTCAACCACACCTTCAACACCAGCTTCACCGGCTTCCGCCTCGACACCCTGCGTGCCAACCTGCAtg CCATGTACTCCCGTGATTACACCACCAATAACGTCATGACGTTTGCCACCGTCTTCGCTGTCATGTTCAATGGCTGCACTGGGATCATGGCCGGCTCCAACATGTCGG GGGAGTTGAGGAACCCTAGCAGCTCCATCCCCAAGGGCACCATCATTGCTGTGGTTTACACCTTCGTCATctacttcctcctcttcttcatgaCCAGCTTCACCTGCGagcg GACGCTGCTGAAGGAGGACTACGGCTTCTTCCGCTCCATCAACCTATGGCCCCCGCTCGTGCTGGTCGGGGTTTACGCCGCATCCCTCTCAGCCTCCATGAGCTCCCTCATAGGGGCCTCCCGCATCTTGCATGCGCTGGCCAAGGACGACCTCTTTG GTATCATTCTGGCTCCAGCCAAAATTGTCTCCAAGGGGGGTAACCCCTGGGTGGCCGTTCTCTACACCTGGGCCCTGGTGCAG gtggTGCTGTTCGCAGGGAAGCTCAACACCATTGCAGGCATTGTCACCGTCTTTTATCTTGTGGCCTACGCAGCCGTGGACCTGGCCTGCCTGTTGCTTGAGTGGGCCTCTGCCCCTAATTTCCG CCCCACCTTCCAGCTGTTCAGCTGGCACAGCTGCCTGCTGGGCATTGCCAGCTGCCTGCTCATGATGTTCCTGATCAGTCCGGCTGGCGCCTCGGGCAGCCTGGTGCTGATGTTAGCGCTGCTGGGATTTATCCACCTACGGGCACCTGCCAGCTCCTGGGGCTATATCAGCCAGGCCCTCATCTTCCACCAG GTACGGAAATACCTGCTGCTCCTGGACGTGCGCAAGGAGCATGTGAAGTTCTGGCGCCCCCAGATGCTGCTGATGGTGGCCAACCCCCGGAGTGGGGCACAGCTCATCCGTTTCGTCAATGACCTCAAGAAAGGGGGGCTCTTCGTGCTGGGCCACGTGGAGATTGGGGAGCTGG ATACGATGCCCTCTGACCCCATCCAAGCTCACTACAACTTCTGGCTCAGCCTGGTGGACAAACTCAACGTCAAGGCTTTTGTTGATCTGACCCTCTCACCCTCTGTCCGTCAGGGGACCCAGCACCTGCTGCGCATCACAGGGCTCG GCGGCATGAAACCCAACACGCTTGTGCTGGGCTTTTACGACACCTGTGTGCCTGAGGACTACTTCCTCCATGACCCAGCCTTCAGCCAGGCCCGGGAGAATGACCACTTTGGGGTGGACCTGCCGGCCTTGCAGGCTCACTTTCCCACGGTGCGCGGGGCCAGCACCCTCAAGGCTCTGCTGGCCTCTGAGTATGTCTCCATCATCTCGGATGCTGTGAAGATGCACAAGAATGTCTGTCTGGCCCGCTACTTCCCATTGCTGGACAAGGAGCGGCTGTTCTCCAAGGCCGGGCGGGCTGAGGGGCGCTTCGTGGACGTCTGGCCCCTCAACCTGCTGCGTCCCGACACTCCAGCGTATGTGGATGTTTGCAGCCTGTTTCTCCTCCAGTTGGCCTGCATCCTCACCATGGTGAGCTCCTGGCGGGCTGCCCGCCTCCGTCTATTTCTCTGTGTGGAGTCAGGAGACCGGGGCTGGGTGGGCAAGGAGGAGAAACTCAAGGAACTGCTTAGCAAGCTGCGCATCAAGGCATCCATCCAGACAGTCACCTGGGACCATGTGGTGGCCTTGCATGGCCAGCGGCAGGCAGGCGGGGAGCCCTTCCTCAACGCAGCTGCCCAGCGGGTGACCGATGAGTATCTGGCAGCTGTCAATGCCCTGGTGCTGAAACAGGGGGGCCAGGTGGCTGTGCGGTTCCTCTACTTGCCCCGGCCACCAGCTGACACCTCTTTGTATGAGCGCTACCTAGAACAGTTGGAGATCCTCACCCGGGACCTAGGGCCAACCCTACTGGTCCATGGTCTCACGCCCGTCACCTGCACCGAGCTGTGA
- the SLC12A9 gene encoding solute carrier family 12 member 9 isoform X1, which produces MSTESSPLLSYRLFSVVDEGEMPSSRAQEEAPLVGGGIGPLGPPQPDPARRLSTFFGVVVPTVLSMFSIVVFMRVGFVVGHAGFLQSLLMLVVAYVIILLTVLSVCAICTNGAIQGGGAYFMISRTLGPEFGGSIGLMFYLANVCACGVYVLGLVEAVLDVFGADGTDPPGAHALPQGYFYSFLYGSLVLLLCLLVCLVGARIYARAAFLIFLVVNLVLLAIFLSFFVVGPRPVPVARDVNHTFNTSFTGFRLDTLRANLHAMYSRDYTTNNVMTFATVFAVMFNGCTGIMAGSNMSGELRNPSSSIPKGTIIAVVYTFVIYFLLFFMTSFTCERTLLKEDYGFFRSINLWPPLVLVGVYAASLSASMSSLIGASRILHALAKDDLFGIILAPAKIVSKGGNPWVAVLYTWALVQVVLFAGKLNTIAGIVTVFYLVAYAAVDLACLLLEWASAPNFRPTFQLFSWHSCLLGIASCLLMMFLISPAGASGSLVLMLALLGFIHLRAPASSWGYISQALIFHQVRKYLLLLDVRKEHVKFWRPQMLLMVANPRSGAQLIRFVNDLKKGGLFVLGHVEIGELDTMPSDPIQAHYNFWLSLVDKLNVKAFVDLTLSPSVRQGTQHLLRITGLGGMKPNTLVLGFYDTCVPEDYFLHDPAFSQARENDHFGVDLPALQAHFPTVRGASTLKALLASEYVSIISDAVKMHKNVCLARYFPLLDKERLFSKAGRAEGRFVDVWPLNLLRPDTPAYVDVCSLFLLQLACILTMVSSWRAARLRLFLCVESGDRGWVGKEEKLKELLSKLRIKASIQTVTWDHVVALHGQRQAGGEPFLNAAAQRVTDEYLAAVNALVLKQGGQVAVRFLYLPRPPADTSLYERYLEQLEILTRDLGPTLLVHGLTPVTCTEL; this is translated from the exons ATGTCCACTGAGAGCTCCCCTCTGTTGAGCTACCGGCTCTTCAGCGTGGTGGACGAGGGGGAGATGCCAAGCAGCCGGGCCCAAGAGGAGGCACCCCTCGTGGGTGGGGGCATAGGCCCCCTGGGCCCCCCACAGCCTGACCCGGCCCGACGGCTCTCCACTTTCTTTGGCGTCGTGGTGCCCACAGTGTTGTCCATGTTCAGCATCGTTGTCTTCATGCGTGTGG GTTTCGTGGTGGGACATGCTGGGTTCCTGCAGTCGCTGCTTATGCTGGTGGTAGCCTATGTCATCATTTTACTGACcgtcctgtctgtctgtgccATCTGCACTAATGGTGCCATCCAAGGGGGTGGGGCATATT TCATGATCTCGCGGACGCTGGGCCCCGAGTTTGGGGGCAGCATCGGGCTCATGTTCTACTTGGCCAACGTCTGCGCCTGTGGGGTTTACgtgctggggctggtggaggctgtgCTGGACGTCTTTGGGGCAG ATGGGACAGATCCCCCCGGCGCCcatgccctgccccagggctaTTTCTACAGCTTCCTGTATGGCTCACTCGTGCTACTGCTCTGTTTGCTGGTCTGCCTGGTGGGTGCCCGCATCTATGCCCGTGCTGCCTTCCTCATCTTCCTGGTGGTGAACCTGGTGCTGCTGGCCATCTTCCTCAGCTTCTTCGTGGTGGGGCCCCGCCCGGTGCCCGTGGCCCGTGATGTCAACCACACCTTCAACACCAGCTTCACCGGCTTCCGCCTCGACACCCTGCGTGCCAACCTGCAtg CCATGTACTCCCGTGATTACACCACCAATAACGTCATGACGTTTGCCACCGTCTTCGCTGTCATGTTCAATGGCTGCACTGGGATCATGGCCGGCTCCAACATGTCGG GGGAGTTGAGGAACCCTAGCAGCTCCATCCCCAAGGGCACCATCATTGCTGTGGTTTACACCTTCGTCATctacttcctcctcttcttcatgaCCAGCTTCACCTGCGagcg GACGCTGCTGAAGGAGGACTACGGCTTCTTCCGCTCCATCAACCTATGGCCCCCGCTCGTGCTGGTCGGGGTTTACGCCGCATCCCTCTCAGCCTCCATGAGCTCCCTCATAGGGGCCTCCCGCATCTTGCATGCGCTGGCCAAGGACGACCTCTTTG GTATCATTCTGGCTCCAGCCAAAATTGTCTCCAAGGGGGGTAACCCCTGGGTGGCCGTTCTCTACACCTGGGCCCTGGTGCAG gtggTGCTGTTCGCAGGGAAGCTCAACACCATTGCAGGCATTGTCACCGTCTTTTATCTTGTGGCCTACGCAGCCGTGGACCTGGCCTGCCTGTTGCTTGAGTGGGCCTCTGCCCCTAATTTCCG CCCCACCTTCCAGCTGTTCAGCTGGCACAGCTGCCTGCTGGGCATTGCCAGCTGCCTGCTCATGATGTTCCTGATCAGTCCGGCTGGCGCCTCGGGCAGCCTGGTGCTGATGTTAGCGCTGCTGGGATTTATCCACCTACGGGCACCTGCCAGCTCCTGGGGCTATATCAGCCAGGCCCTCATCTTCCACCAG GTACGGAAATACCTGCTGCTCCTGGACGTGCGCAAGGAGCATGTGAAGTTCTGGCGCCCCCAGATGCTGCTGATGGTGGCCAACCCCCGGAGTGGGGCACAGCTCATCCGTTTCGTCAATGACCTCAAGAAAGGGGGGCTCTTCGTGCTGGGCCACGTGGAGATTGGGGAGCTGG ATACGATGCCCTCTGACCCCATCCAAGCTCACTACAACTTCTGGCTCAGCCTGGTGGACAAACTCAACGTCAAGGCTTTTGTTGATCTGACCCTCTCACCCTCTGTCCGTCAGGGGACCCAGCACCTGCTGCGCATCACAGGGCTCG GCGGCATGAAACCCAACACGCTTGTGCTGGGCTTTTACGACACCTGTGTGCCTGAGGACTACTTCCTCCATGACCCAGCCTTCAGCCAGGCCCGGGAGAATGACCACTTTGGGGTGGACCTGCCGGCCTTGCAGGCTCACTTTCCCACGGTGCGCGGGGCCAGCACCCTCAAGGCTCTGCTGGCCTCTGAGTATGTCTCCATCATCTCGGATGCTGTGAAGATGCACAAGAATGTCTGTCTGGCCCGCTACTTCCCATTGCTGGACAAGGAGCGGCTGTTCTCCAAGGCCGGGCGGGCTGAGGGGCGCTTCGTGGACGTCTGGCCCCTCAACCTGCTGCGTCCCGACACTCCAGCGTATGTGGATGTTTGCAGCCTGTTTCTCCTCCAGTTGGCCTGCATCCTCACCATGGTGAGCTCCTGGCGGGCTGCCCGCCTCCGTCTATTTCTCTGTGTGGAGTCAGGAGACCGGGGCTGGGTGGGCAAGGAGGAGAAACTCAAGGAACTGCTTAGCAAGCTGCGCATCAAGGCATCCATCCAGACAGTCACCTGGGACCATGTGGTGGCCTTGCATGGCCAGCGGCAGGCAGGCGGGGAGCCCTTCCTCAACGCAGCTGCCCAGCGGGTGACCGATGAGTATCTGGCAGCTGTCAATGCCCTGGTGCTGAAACAGGGGGGCCAGGTGGCTGTGCGGTTCCTCTACTTGCCCCGGCCACCAGCTGACACCTCTTTGTATGAGCGCTACCTAGAACAGTTGGAGATCCTCACCCGGGACCTAGGGCCAACCCTACTGGTCCATGGTCTCACGCCCGTCACCTGCACCGAGCTGTGA